The Methylomonas montana genome has a window encoding:
- the gcvT gene encoding glycine cleavage system aminomethyltransferase GcvT — MTDLKQTPLYDLHLHLGAKMTAFAGYQMPVQYKNGIIHEHLHCRSRAGFFDISHMGQCQVLGDMAAAELEKLTPGGIVDLPVGAQKYTVLTNAEGGVIDDIIVTRIYAGLAIIVNAGCKDKDFAYLCAQLSGNCRFEELADRALFALQGPGAAAVMAKFAPAAVGLSFMQAGDTEIAGIACNISRSGYSGEDGFEISLPQAEAERIARLLLAEDGVEPIGLGARDTLRLEAGLCLYGHELSETITPIEAGLQWLFKKGHRDFPGAEKILAQLQDGAERIRVGLLIDGRIPVREGCAIYDQDQQVGYVTSGSYSPSLSRPVAMALLDRRFAAHGTVLTAMVRNSPISVTVSPLPFVPHRYLRS; from the coding sequence GTGACGGACTTGAAACAAACGCCGCTGTACGATCTACATTTGCACTTGGGCGCGAAAATGACGGCGTTTGCCGGTTACCAAATGCCCGTGCAGTATAAAAACGGCATCATCCACGAGCATTTGCACTGCCGCAGTCGAGCCGGCTTTTTCGACATTTCCCATATGGGTCAATGCCAGGTTCTCGGCGACATGGCTGCCGCCGAACTGGAAAAACTGACGCCCGGCGGTATCGTCGATTTGCCAGTCGGTGCGCAAAAGTACACGGTGCTGACCAACGCCGAGGGCGGCGTGATCGACGACATCATCGTCACCCGAATCTACGCGGGCTTGGCGATCATCGTCAATGCCGGCTGCAAGGATAAGGATTTCGCCTATTTGTGCGCTCAGTTATCCGGAAACTGCCGATTCGAGGAATTGGCCGATAGGGCATTGTTTGCGTTGCAAGGACCGGGCGCGGCGGCGGTGATGGCGAAGTTTGCGCCAGCGGCCGTCGGGCTGTCCTTCATGCAGGCTGGCGATACGGAGATAGCCGGCATCGCATGCAATATCAGCCGCAGCGGCTATAGCGGCGAGGACGGTTTTGAAATTTCCTTGCCGCAAGCCGAAGCCGAACGGATTGCGCGTTTATTGCTGGCGGAAGACGGCGTCGAACCGATTGGTCTGGGTGCCCGCGATACCTTGCGGCTGGAAGCGGGCCTTTGCCTGTACGGCCATGAACTCAGCGAGACGATCACGCCGATCGAGGCGGGCCTGCAATGGCTGTTCAAGAAAGGCCATCGCGATTTTCCCGGCGCCGAGAAAATTCTGGCGCAACTTCAAGACGGTGCCGAGCGGATACGAGTGGGTTTACTGATCGACGGCCGAATTCCGGTGCGCGAAGGTTGCGCGATATATGACCAGGACCAACAAGTTGGCTATGTGACCAGCGGCAGTTATTCGCCCAGTTTGAGCCGGCCGGTGGCGATGGCACTGCTGGATCGCCGATTTGCCGCGCATGGCACGGTATTA
- a CDS encoding diguanylate cyclase translates to MSDQIIKYAELVDVVSLQSLMDSLSQAIGLGNAILDTDGGVITGSGWQEACVGFHRVNPETCANCIESDTSLAKHLLQGEDFAIYDCLNGLVDVAMPIIVSGQHVANVFIGQCFTVPPDLEFFRSQAQRYGFDEHSYLQAVANIPVIPRPRLEKITKMYVELAQTLANHGLDRLQQKQSTAELTKLNNELAQRVEERTEELYEKNLQLLHEKRALAVSEARLTALFKHMSSGVVVFRLSDDGDDFIIIGFNKAAERIEKLTRREVIGKRLTAMFPGMAAFGLLAVLRRVAKTGHPEAYPAAYYQDERIQGWRESYVYKLPGGEIVTIYNDVSERKEAEQALRTSEANLKAFFDHSPIGINVFDQKGKVLTVNRAAREMFGVSPDDSLENYCLFNDPAILPETKIALSQGLSASEERFIDFQLIRKHRLYETSKPVTSQVYIQLNFTPCFTDNQTLAGYIASIIDTTERKLAEQRLQLTQFSVEWATDCLYWIGPDATIQFVNQTACRSLGYSREELLELRVMDIDARFSADMWWSHWQELKRNGSLKFETVQRTKDKREIPVEVIANYIVFEGLEYNCAFVRDISQRKAMQAELERQARTDYLTGIANRRYFMEQGEAELARSDRYGNPLSVLMLDIDHFKAVNDGYGHAVGDQVLQEMSGILAANLREIDIPGRLGGEEFAVLLPETNHSKAVEAAERLRVSVADSQLLLDSGQVLRFTVSIGVATLMDKNTNIGNLLNLADKALYHAKHSGRNKVRSFSKFAQDCINL, encoded by the coding sequence ATGTCCGATCAAATCATCAAATATGCCGAATTAGTCGATGTCGTCAGTCTGCAATCGCTGATGGATAGCCTGAGTCAGGCGATTGGTCTTGGCAACGCAATTCTCGACACTGATGGTGGGGTTATCACGGGTTCCGGTTGGCAGGAGGCTTGCGTCGGTTTTCATCGGGTTAATCCCGAAACCTGCGCCAACTGCATCGAAAGCGACACGTCGTTAGCCAAACACCTGTTACAAGGTGAGGATTTTGCAATCTACGATTGTCTGAATGGTTTGGTCGATGTGGCAATGCCGATTATCGTCAGTGGTCAACATGTGGCTAATGTATTTATCGGCCAATGTTTTACCGTGCCGCCCGATCTGGAGTTTTTCCGCAGTCAGGCCCAGCGATACGGTTTTGATGAGCACAGTTATCTGCAAGCCGTTGCCAATATCCCGGTGATCCCCAGGCCGCGGCTGGAAAAGATCACCAAAATGTATGTTGAGTTGGCGCAAACCCTTGCCAATCATGGTCTGGACCGCTTGCAACAAAAGCAGAGCACGGCCGAACTAACGAAACTCAACAATGAATTGGCTCAGCGCGTCGAAGAGCGCACCGAAGAGTTGTATGAGAAGAATCTGCAGTTGCTGCACGAGAAGCGGGCGCTGGCCGTTAGCGAGGCGCGGTTAACGGCGCTGTTCAAGCATATGAGCAGCGGCGTGGTGGTATTCAGACTCAGTGACGATGGTGACGACTTTATCATTATTGGTTTTAATAAAGCGGCCGAACGCATCGAAAAACTCACTCGCCGCGAAGTGATCGGCAAAAGACTCACGGCAATGTTTCCCGGTATGGCGGCGTTTGGTTTGCTGGCTGTTTTGCGGCGAGTCGCCAAAACCGGACACCCGGAAGCCTATCCGGCGGCCTATTACCAGGACGAGCGGATCCAGGGTTGGCGGGAGAGTTATGTCTACAAGCTGCCCGGCGGCGAAATCGTCACCATTTACAACGATGTCAGCGAGCGCAAAGAGGCAGAACAGGCGTTGCGAACCAGCGAAGCCAATCTGAAAGCCTTTTTCGATCACTCGCCGATCGGCATCAATGTTTTCGACCAGAAGGGTAAAGTCTTGACGGTGAATCGGGCTGCGCGGGAAATGTTCGGCGTATCGCCTGACGATTCCTTGGAAAACTATTGTTTATTCAACGATCCTGCCATTTTGCCGGAGACTAAAATTGCGCTGAGCCAAGGATTATCCGCATCCGAGGAACGCTTCATCGACTTTCAGCTAATCAGGAAACATCGGCTTTACGAAACCAGTAAACCCGTGACTAGCCAAGTCTATATCCAATTAAATTTCACGCCTTGTTTTACCGACAATCAGACGCTGGCCGGCTATATCGCTTCGATCATCGATACTACCGAGCGCAAGTTGGCCGAGCAACGACTGCAATTGACCCAGTTTTCGGTGGAGTGGGCGACCGACTGTTTATACTGGATCGGCCCGGATGCCACGATTCAGTTTGTCAACCAAACCGCGTGCCGCTCTTTGGGTTATAGCCGCGAGGAATTGCTGGAACTTCGCGTGATGGATATCGATGCGCGTTTTTCGGCGGACATGTGGTGGAGCCATTGGCAAGAATTAAAACGAAACGGCTCCTTGAAGTTTGAAACTGTGCAGCGCACTAAAGATAAGCGCGAAATACCGGTGGAAGTGATCGCCAATTACATCGTCTTTGAAGGTTTGGAATATAACTGCGCCTTCGTACGGGACATTAGCCAACGCAAGGCCATGCAAGCCGAGCTGGAGCGTCAGGCGCGGACCGATTATCTGACCGGTATCGCCAACCGCCGTTATTTCATGGAGCAAGGCGAAGCGGAGCTGGCGCGGTCGGATCGTTACGGTAATCCATTGTCGGTGTTGATGCTGGATATCGATCATTTTAAAGCCGTCAACGACGGCTATGGCCATGCGGTTGGCGACCAGGTCCTGCAAGAAATGAGTGGCATTTTAGCGGCCAACTTAAGGGAAATCGACATTCCCGGCCGTTTGGGCGGCGAGGAATTTGCGGTTTTATTGCCTGAAACCAATCACAGCAAGGCCGTTGAAGCGGCGGAACGATTGCGGGTCTCGGTGGCCGATAGCCAACTCCTGCTGGATTCTGGGCAGGTGTTGCGCTTCACGGTATCCATCGGCGTCGCTACGCTGATGGATAAAAACACCAACATCGGTAACCTGCTTAATCTGGCCGATAAAGCGCTGTATCACGCCAAGCACAGCGGCCGTAACAAGGTCCGTAGTTTTTCGAAATTCGCTCAAGATTGCATTAATTTGTAA
- a CDS encoding lysophospholipid acyltransferase family protein, with translation MAKKLIQHIDYGWRLLATAISFTSFGIGGVLLWLLVFPLLSLWPGNRDQKARRAQFTVHISFYAFIGLMHRLGVMTYEVIGLEKLNRPGQLIVANHPTLVDVVFLLSRIKQANCIVKASLWRNPAMRGPILNAGYISNADSETMINDCAAWLQAGGAMIIFPEGTRSVPGLPYRFQRGAAAIALQANSIITPVTLSCRPNTLTKDQAWYQIPPQRFHLQMIVGEDLEMAPFRALQPRSIAVRRLTQYLQDYFTQQRERNERDGN, from the coding sequence ATGGCAAAAAAATTAATACAACACATCGATTACGGCTGGCGCTTGCTGGCTACCGCCATCAGCTTTACCAGCTTTGGCATCGGCGGCGTCTTACTCTGGCTTCTCGTGTTTCCGCTATTGTCCCTGTGGCCCGGCAACCGGGATCAAAAAGCCCGCCGAGCCCAATTCACCGTACATATCAGTTTTTACGCCTTTATTGGCTTGATGCATCGCTTGGGCGTGATGACTTACGAAGTGATTGGGCTCGAAAAACTCAACCGCCCCGGCCAATTGATCGTCGCCAACCATCCGACCCTGGTGGACGTGGTGTTTCTGCTCAGCCGGATTAAGCAAGCCAATTGCATCGTCAAGGCCAGCCTGTGGCGTAATCCGGCCATGCGCGGGCCGATTTTAAATGCCGGCTATATCAGCAATGCCGATTCGGAAACCATGATTAACGACTGCGCGGCCTGGCTGCAAGCCGGCGGAGCGATGATTATTTTCCCGGAAGGCACCCGCTCGGTACCGGGCCTACCTTATCGGTTTCAACGCGGTGCGGCGGCGATTGCTTTGCAAGCCAATAGTATAATCACGCCGGTGACGCTAAGCTGCCGGCCCAACACGCTGACCAAGGACCAGGCCTGGTACCAAATTCCACCGCAACGCTTTCATTTACAAATGATCGTGGGTGAGGACCTCGAAATGGCGCCGTTCCGAGCGTTACAACCCCGGTCGATTGCGGTGCGGCGTTTGACTCAATATTTACAGGATTATTTTACCCAACAAAGAGAACGCAATGAGCGAGATGGAAACTGA
- a CDS encoding phosphopantetheine-binding protein, with protein sequence METELKHLIIDTLALEDSEVADIDSNAALFNSGLGLDSIDALELGLAIRKKYQIKIDAEQDDVVKIFASVATLAQFIESERSRRKSPAI encoded by the coding sequence ATGGAAACTGAATTAAAACACCTGATCATCGACACACTGGCGTTGGAGGACTCCGAGGTGGCCGATATCGACAGCAATGCCGCGCTGTTCAACAGCGGCCTGGGACTGGATTCCATCGATGCCTTGGAACTGGGTCTGGCGATCCGCAAAAAATACCAAATCAAAATCGATGCCGAACAAGACGACGTGGTAAAAATCTTTGCCTCGGTAGCAACACTCGCCCAATTTATCGAATCCGAGCGCAGCAGAAGAAAGTCCCCGGCAATATGA